In Bacillus sp. SB49, a single window of DNA contains:
- the rpoN gene encoding RNA polymerase factor sigma-54 translates to MKLELAQKQTTGLFMTTEMKQAINLLQYTTAEVWDYIWEVVESNPMIAFDPPASMSSILSSRNDDAYIDRIDQLAADAANWREDLIEQIRWLEREEKEKKILRFLAESLDDKGFLTISEEEAAMILAVDVEAVSSARRQLMHMEPFGAGCFHFQEFLLLQIEETYPEDHLLYQLTADHLEDLAGRNWELLQTVGVSEVEAERALAILRELQPRPLIQTKVQPRETALPDLYVEKKDHGLLLRDPYSFQKHIHWDGILSRMHEEEEEAKLFLEDCFQQARWLMRGIEQRQHTLMRVAGIVMKHQKRYFSGEPLQPLTLRQVADRMGVHESTVSRAVAGKVIQTPLGMKQLKSFFVKGYESQVGEVYSSLQIKDILCDWIKEENSSRPLSDQRLADKMRDTFHVDISRRTVAKYRDGMGIPSSSRRKT, encoded by the coding sequence ATGAAGCTGGAATTAGCTCAAAAACAGACGACGGGTTTATTCATGACGACAGAGATGAAACAGGCCATCAACCTGCTTCAATATACGACGGCTGAGGTATGGGATTACATATGGGAAGTGGTCGAGAGCAACCCGATGATTGCTTTTGATCCACCGGCTTCCATGTCTTCCATCCTGTCTTCGCGAAACGACGATGCTTATATTGATAGAATAGATCAACTCGCAGCAGATGCCGCGAATTGGCGGGAAGATTTGATCGAACAAATTAGGTGGCTGGAGAGGGAGGAGAAGGAAAAGAAGATTCTTCGCTTTCTTGCTGAAAGTCTTGATGACAAAGGCTTCCTGACTATATCTGAAGAGGAGGCTGCGATGATTCTGGCGGTGGATGTAGAAGCGGTTTCTTCCGCCAGGCGGCAGCTTATGCATATGGAGCCATTCGGAGCCGGCTGCTTCCACTTCCAGGAGTTTCTACTTCTGCAGATAGAAGAAACGTATCCAGAAGATCACCTCCTCTATCAATTGACAGCAGATCACCTGGAGGATCTTGCAGGGAGGAACTGGGAGTTGCTGCAGACAGTTGGCGTTTCGGAAGTGGAGGCGGAAAGAGCTCTTGCCATTCTTCGTGAGCTTCAGCCTCGACCGCTCATTCAGACGAAGGTACAACCTCGTGAGACAGCTCTGCCTGATTTATATGTGGAGAAAAAGGACCACGGACTTCTTTTGCGCGATCCTTACTCTTTCCAAAAACACATTCATTGGGATGGTATACTGAGTAGGATGCATGAAGAGGAGGAAGAGGCGAAGCTGTTTCTTGAAGACTGCTTCCAGCAGGCCCGCTGGTTGATGCGTGGCATTGAACAGCGGCAGCATACATTGATGCGTGTGGCTGGGATAGTGATGAAACATCAGAAAAGGTACTTCAGTGGAGAACCTTTGCAGCCTTTGACGCTGAGGCAGGTTGCCGATCGTATGGGGGTCCATGAATCCACCGTCAGCCGGGCGGTTGCAGGAAAAGTGATACAGACCCCCCTCGGTATGAAACAGCTTAAGTCTTTTTTCGTGAAGGGGTACGAATCGCAGGTTGGAGAAGTATACTCCTCTTTGCAGATCAAAGACATTCTCTGTGATTGGATTAAGGAGGAGAACAGCTCCCGTCCTTTGTCTGATCAACGGCTCGCAGATAAAATGAGAGATACCTTTCACGTAGATATTTCGCGTCGTACGGTTGCTAAATACCGGGACGGGATGGGGATTCCATCCTCTTCCCGGCGAAAGACGTAA
- the gltB gene encoding glutamate synthase large subunit, which translates to MQKNGYPVPQGLYHPENEHEACGIGVIANIDGTKSHSIVENAITILCNLEHRGGQSADVSTGDGAGILTQIPHKFFEKQCEKEDIYLPESGKYGIGMIFLPDDHDLRMECKQRFQKIVEEEGQEFLGWRTVPINDSFVGNDAKKTKPFIRQAFVAPSAGVETQMDFERRLYIIRKRAEAEIASVEGYDDFYICSLSSNTIVYKGMLIPEQLDSFYIDLNHPDFITALALVHSRFSTNTFPSWKRSHPNRYTIHNGEFNTIRGNVNWMRARQELLKSEYFSEEDLKKLLPIIDAEGSDSSMFDNAFEFLHLSGRSLAHTAMMMVPEPWSNDDTIQEDKKNFYEYHSTLMEPWDGPAALAYTNGKQIGACLDRNGLRPARYYVTKGGMIVLGSEVGALDIFADDILYKDRLAPGKMLLVDLEEGKIIPDEEIKLQIAQEHPYKEWIEENKWNLEDLPEPVTEHPPVENLIGQQLAFGYTTEELNKILMPMVTDKKDPVGSMGYDSPLAVLSKKPQVLYSYFKQLFAQVTNPPIDAIREKLITMVETTIGAEGNLVDPQPESCRHIRLASPILTNRELEQLRQQDLEGFRTKTLSVLFEAKEEEMKPALDRLFEEADQAIEEGNVLLILSDRGVDAKYAAIPTLLAVSGLHHHLIRQGTRTKVSILAETGEAREVHHFATLLGYGAEGINPYIAYESLRDLQERNLLEVESHEAAVDTYVKAATDGIIKVLSKMGISTIQSYRGAQIFEAVGIKKEVVDQYFTRTASRLGGIGLDIIEKEVLMRHEVAFDESRGSNRKLEAGDEFQYRENGEDHQYNPQTIATLQHACRSNDYDLFKSYSKMLTDENNNLQSLRGLLSFKKRYSIPVEEVESVEDICKRFKTGAMSFGSISAEAHEALAVAMNRIGGRSNSGEGGEDPKRFNPEENGDSKRSAIKQVASGRFGVNSHYLVNADEIQIKVAQGAKPGEGGHLPGKKVYPWVAEVRGSTPGVELISPPPHHDIYSIEDLAELIYNLKNANPKARVSVKLVSAVGVGTIAAGVAKGRADLVLISGYDGGTGAAPRTSIKHTGLPWEIGLAETHQTLVLDRLRDRIVVETDGKMMTGRDVVVAALLGAEEYGFSTAPLVVLGCVMMRVCHLNTCPVGVATQDPELRRKFTGEADHLENFMRFIAQEARELMAELGFRSINEMIGRTDVLEANEAIDHWKAKGIDLSALLYQPDVPDNYGRFATQKQDHGLEKTLDVQELIPLCRKAIETGEPVEGTGSIRNIHRVTGTILGSEITRRYGAEGLPEDTIKLTFKGSAGQSFGAFIPKGVTLRLVGDSNDYVGKGLSGGKIIVHPSPKSTFVPEENTIIGNVSFYGASAGEAYINGLAGERFCVRNSGAEVVVEGVGDHGCEYMTGGKVVVLGGTGRNFAAGMSGGVAYVLDESQQPFETKCNKELVHLHTLDDAEEIQELYQLIEKHVSYTNSGLGQRILADWDSYVAKFVKVIPRDYLTMQERIKRLKAEGLEKFDAEMTAFEERNKPVETVK; encoded by the coding sequence ATGCAAAAAAACGGATATCCTGTTCCGCAGGGTTTATATCACCCGGAGAACGAACACGAAGCTTGTGGAATCGGAGTAATTGCTAATATTGATGGAACGAAAAGCCATAGTATCGTCGAGAATGCCATTACGATTCTTTGTAACCTGGAACACCGTGGTGGGCAGTCTGCTGATGTCAGTACCGGAGATGGGGCCGGAATCCTGACACAAATCCCTCATAAATTCTTTGAGAAGCAGTGTGAGAAAGAAGATATTTACCTGCCTGAGTCAGGGAAGTACGGCATCGGGATGATTTTCCTGCCGGATGACCATGACTTGAGAATGGAATGTAAGCAGCGCTTCCAGAAGATTGTGGAAGAAGAAGGACAGGAATTCCTCGGCTGGAGAACGGTGCCGATTAACGATTCCTTCGTGGGTAACGATGCGAAGAAGACAAAGCCTTTCATCCGTCAGGCATTTGTGGCCCCTTCGGCTGGTGTGGAGACACAGATGGATTTTGAACGCCGTTTATATATTATACGAAAACGTGCAGAAGCAGAGATTGCAAGTGTGGAAGGCTACGATGATTTCTATATCTGCAGTTTATCTTCCAACACGATCGTTTATAAAGGAATGCTGATTCCTGAGCAGTTGGACTCCTTCTACATCGATTTGAATCACCCGGATTTCATTACTGCCCTCGCTTTAGTGCATTCCCGCTTTAGTACGAACACTTTCCCGAGTTGGAAACGTTCACACCCGAACCGCTACACCATCCATAATGGAGAATTCAATACAATCCGGGGAAATGTCAACTGGATGAGAGCAAGACAGGAATTACTGAAGTCCGAATATTTCAGTGAAGAAGACTTGAAGAAACTTCTGCCGATCATCGATGCAGAAGGAAGCGACTCGTCGATGTTCGATAATGCATTTGAATTTCTGCACTTGTCCGGACGCTCCCTTGCCCATACGGCAATGATGATGGTGCCGGAGCCTTGGTCCAATGACGATACGATTCAGGAAGATAAGAAGAATTTCTATGAATACCACAGCACATTGATGGAGCCGTGGGACGGACCGGCTGCGCTTGCCTATACAAACGGGAAGCAGATCGGTGCCTGTCTTGACCGTAACGGACTTCGACCAGCGAGGTATTACGTAACCAAAGGCGGAATGATCGTCCTCGGTTCCGAAGTAGGAGCCCTTGATATCTTTGCGGATGACATTTTGTACAAGGACCGCCTCGCACCTGGAAAGATGCTGCTTGTCGATTTGGAAGAAGGGAAGATCATCCCGGATGAAGAGATTAAACTGCAGATCGCTCAGGAGCATCCATATAAAGAATGGATCGAAGAGAATAAATGGAATTTAGAAGACCTTCCGGAGCCGGTCACAGAGCACCCGCCGGTAGAGAATTTGATTGGTCAACAGCTTGCATTTGGATATACGACTGAAGAGCTGAATAAGATTCTGATGCCGATGGTCACAGACAAGAAAGACCCCGTCGGATCAATGGGGTACGACTCCCCGCTTGCCGTGCTTTCGAAAAAGCCGCAAGTACTCTACAGCTATTTCAAACAGCTGTTTGCACAAGTAACCAACCCGCCTATCGATGCGATTCGGGAGAAGCTGATCACGATGGTGGAAACAACGATCGGAGCAGAAGGCAACCTTGTCGATCCTCAGCCGGAAAGCTGCCGCCATATTCGTCTTGCCTCTCCTATTTTGACAAACAGAGAGCTCGAACAGCTTCGTCAACAGGACTTGGAGGGCTTCCGGACTAAGACGTTGTCTGTCTTGTTTGAAGCGAAAGAAGAGGAGATGAAACCGGCTCTTGACCGTTTGTTTGAAGAAGCTGATCAGGCTATTGAAGAAGGAAATGTCCTCCTCATCCTGTCCGATCGTGGTGTGGACGCAAAGTACGCAGCCATTCCGACACTGCTTGCGGTTTCCGGTCTGCATCATCACCTGATCCGTCAAGGGACAAGGACGAAGGTGTCGATCCTCGCAGAGACCGGGGAAGCAAGAGAAGTCCATCACTTCGCGACGCTTCTCGGTTATGGCGCGGAAGGCATCAATCCTTATATCGCTTATGAGTCGCTGCGTGATTTGCAGGAGCGCAATCTTCTTGAGGTCGAATCCCATGAAGCGGCTGTCGATACGTATGTGAAAGCAGCGACCGACGGCATTATTAAAGTACTTTCCAAAATGGGTATTTCCACGATCCAGAGTTATCGCGGTGCTCAAATTTTTGAAGCTGTTGGAATTAAGAAGGAAGTCGTCGATCAATACTTCACACGTACTGCTTCCCGTTTAGGCGGAATCGGCCTTGATATCATCGAGAAAGAAGTATTGATGCGTCATGAAGTTGCTTTCGATGAAAGCCGTGGATCGAATCGTAAGCTTGAAGCCGGTGATGAATTCCAATACCGGGAGAACGGGGAGGATCATCAGTACAATCCTCAGACGATCGCGACCCTTCAGCATGCATGCCGCTCCAATGATTATGACTTGTTCAAATCGTATTCGAAAATGCTGACAGACGAGAACAATAACCTCCAGTCTCTGCGTGGTTTGTTGTCCTTTAAGAAGCGTTACTCCATTCCGGTGGAGGAAGTAGAATCGGTGGAAGATATTTGCAAACGATTCAAGACTGGAGCCATGTCCTTCGGTTCCATCAGTGCTGAGGCGCATGAAGCGCTTGCGGTTGCTATGAACCGGATCGGAGGCAGAAGCAACTCCGGAGAGGGCGGCGAAGATCCGAAGCGTTTTAATCCGGAAGAAAACGGAGATTCCAAACGAAGCGCCATAAAACAGGTCGCCTCCGGACGTTTTGGTGTGAACAGTCACTACCTTGTGAATGCCGATGAAATTCAGATTAAGGTCGCTCAAGGGGCCAAGCCTGGAGAAGGCGGTCACCTTCCAGGCAAGAAAGTATATCCGTGGGTGGCAGAAGTTCGTGGTTCTACACCAGGTGTCGAGCTGATCTCTCCACCACCACACCACGATATCTATTCCATTGAAGACCTGGCTGAGCTTATTTATAACTTGAAGAATGCCAATCCGAAAGCAAGAGTCAGCGTGAAGCTTGTGTCCGCCGTCGGAGTCGGAACAATTGCTGCCGGCGTTGCCAAAGGACGTGCCGATCTCGTATTGATCAGTGGGTATGATGGCGGTACAGGAGCTGCTCCGCGGACAAGTATTAAACATACAGGGCTGCCGTGGGAAATCGGCTTGGCCGAAACCCATCAGACGCTTGTTCTTGATCGTCTGCGTGACCGTATCGTTGTTGAAACAGACGGAAAAATGATGACGGGGCGGGATGTCGTCGTCGCTGCATTACTGGGCGCAGAAGAATACGGATTCTCCACAGCACCGCTTGTCGTGCTTGGCTGTGTCATGATGCGGGTCTGTCATTTGAACACATGCCCGGTTGGCGTGGCAACCCAGGATCCGGAGCTGCGCAGGAAGTTCACCGGGGAAGCGGACCACCTTGAAAACTTCATGCGCTTTATTGCTCAAGAGGCAAGGGAGCTGATGGCAGAGCTTGGCTTCCGTTCCATCAATGAAATGATCGGGCGCACAGACGTGCTGGAAGCAAACGAAGCGATCGATCATTGGAAGGCCAAAGGCATCGACCTTTCCGCACTGCTTTACCAGCCGGACGTGCCGGATAACTACGGCCGCTTCGCAACACAGAAGCAGGATCACGGGCTGGAGAAGACGCTTGATGTTCAAGAGCTTATCCCTCTTTGCAGGAAAGCGATAGAAACAGGAGAGCCGGTGGAAGGTACCGGGTCCATCCGTAATATACACCGGGTAACCGGGACGATTCTTGGTAGTGAAATCACCCGCCGATATGGTGCAGAAGGACTTCCTGAAGATACGATCAAGCTGACGTTCAAAGGGTCGGCAGGTCAGAGTTTCGGCGCGTTCATTCCGAAGGGTGTAACACTCCGTCTTGTCGGAGATTCCAATGACTACGTAGGAAAAGGCTTATCAGGCGGTAAAATCATCGTCCATCCTTCTCCGAAATCGACGTTTGTTCCGGAGGAAAACACGATCATCGGGAACGTCTCCTTCTATGGAGCCTCAGCCGGGGAAGCTTACATCAACGGTCTTGCCGGTGAACGATTCTGTGTCAGGAACAGTGGAGCCGAAGTCGTCGTCGAAGGTGTCGGTGATCACGGCTGTGAATACATGACCGGAGGAAAAGTCGTTGTTCTTGGAGGGACAGGTCGTAACTTCGCTGCCGGTATGTCCGGCGGGGTCGCTTATGTCCTCGATGAATCACAACAACCTTTTGAAACGAAATGCAACAAAGAATTGGTCCACCTGCATACGCTGGATGATGCGGAAGAAATCCAGGAGCTCTACCAATTGATCGAGAAGCACGTAAGTTATACGAACAGCGGCCTTGGTCAACGGATTCTGGCAGACTGGGATTCTTATGTCGCCAAGTTCGTCAAAGTCATCCCGAGGGATTATTTGACGATGCAGGAGCGGATCAAACGACTGAAAGCAGAAGGACTCGAGAAATTTGATGCGGAAATGACCGCCTTTGAAGAACGGAATAAGCCAGTGGAGACTGTGAAATAA
- a CDS encoding DmpA family aminopeptidase: MGHEVRKYGISVGKLSTGKRNAITDVPGVKVGHHTLAEGDVQTGVTAIIPHEGNLFQEKVPAASHVINGFGKTAGSIQIEELGTLETPVILTNTFGVGTAIDAVIDYTLERNEEIGRETGTVNAVVGECNDMILNDIRRRTIRREHIHSAIEKADKHFGEGAVGAGRGMVCYSLKGGIGSASRILPIGSKDYTIGVLTLTNFGTLRDLRIDGRAAGEEWHAEKEAKEEKDKGSVMIVVATDLPVTDRQLHRIIKRSVIGLSRTGAMISNGSGDIALGFSTAYNIPAKPSSVHMIPTIHEEEIDIAFRGVAEATEEAVLQSLFCAETVTGRDGNIRRSITELLSESLVPKGENP; the protein is encoded by the coding sequence ATGGGTCATGAAGTTCGGAAGTATGGCATTTCAGTTGGAAAACTATCCACCGGGAAAAGGAACGCAATCACAGACGTCCCCGGCGTAAAGGTCGGGCATCACACGCTCGCTGAAGGGGATGTGCAGACAGGAGTGACAGCGATCATCCCCCACGAAGGGAATTTGTTTCAAGAGAAGGTACCGGCGGCATCCCACGTCATCAACGGCTTCGGCAAGACAGCCGGATCGATTCAGATAGAAGAACTGGGGACGCTTGAGACGCCTGTGATTCTCACCAATACTTTCGGTGTCGGGACAGCGATCGATGCCGTCATTGATTATACATTGGAACGTAACGAGGAAATCGGCAGGGAAACCGGAACCGTCAATGCGGTCGTCGGGGAATGCAACGATATGATACTGAACGATATCCGCAGGCGGACGATCCGACGGGAGCACATTCATTCAGCCATTGAAAAAGCAGATAAGCACTTCGGGGAAGGAGCCGTGGGCGCGGGGAGAGGGATGGTCTGCTATTCGCTCAAAGGCGGGATAGGATCTGCTTCCAGAATACTGCCGATAGGTTCGAAAGACTATACCATCGGTGTGTTGACGCTCACCAACTTCGGCACGCTGCGTGATCTTCGTATAGACGGAAGAGCAGCAGGGGAAGAATGGCACGCGGAGAAAGAAGCGAAGGAGGAGAAGGATAAAGGGTCTGTCATGATTGTGGTGGCGACGGATTTACCGGTTACCGACAGACAGCTGCATAGAATTATCAAACGTTCCGTCATCGGCCTTTCTAGAACAGGAGCGATGATCAGCAACGGAAGCGGTGATATCGCCCTCGGTTTCTCAACTGCTTACAACATCCCCGCAAAACCGTCTTCCGTTCACATGATTCCGACCATTCATGAAGAGGAAATCGATATCGCTTTTCGCGGCGTGGCAGAGGCGACGGAGGAGGCGGTCCTGCAATCCCTGTTTTGTGCAGAAACCGTTACCGGACGAGACGGAAACATCCGCCGATCTATAACGGAGTTACTATCAGAATCTCTTGTACCAAAGGGAGAAAACCCTTGA
- a CDS encoding PH domain-containing protein: protein MGFLNELLGNASEVDVEKLEKQLDGILTEKEAIQSGYKVLRDSFLFTDKRLLLIDKQGMTGKKVEYHSIPYKSITHFSVETAGSFDMDSELKIWLSGSHEPIVKLFKKDSPIEAVQKTLATYVL, encoded by the coding sequence ATGGGATTTTTGAATGAACTGCTTGGCAATGCCAGTGAAGTGGACGTAGAGAAGCTGGAAAAGCAGCTGGATGGTATTTTAACAGAGAAGGAAGCGATTCAGAGCGGTTATAAAGTGCTCCGGGACTCCTTCCTTTTCACCGACAAGCGCCTTCTTCTCATAGATAAGCAGGGGATGACAGGTAAGAAGGTCGAATATCATTCCATCCCTTATAAGAGCATCACCCATTTCAGTGTGGAAACAGCAGGAAGCTTCGATATGGATTCCGAATTGAAAATCTGGTTATCCGGATCACACGAACCGATCGTCAAGCTGTTTAAGAAAGACAGCCCGATTGAAGCGGTTCAGAAAACGCTTGCTACTTACGTGCTTTAG
- a CDS encoding YihY/virulence factor BrkB family protein, whose amino-acid sequence MKKAKSYLQDLIKEFQKDNIPMLGAAQAYYYLLAIVPLLILLLSILPYMNIDSERVVDAVGSFSTPEAANIFRDNIINVVEQPNGGLLTVGILGTLWSASSGINAFIQAANQAYNVEETRSFIKVRLLSVVLTVGMIIAIAVALVLPVFGQVILDAINLPGETAFLFQVFRWVISVAVIGGVLMALYHFAPNKNIPFHHILPGAVITAVLWQLISLGFSFYVSNFGNYSATYGSLGGIIVLMLWFFLTGIILMVGAEINVIYHRRREDGKQEAA is encoded by the coding sequence ATGAAGAAAGCGAAAAGCTATTTACAAGATCTCATAAAAGAGTTTCAAAAGGATAACATACCGATGCTTGGAGCGGCGCAGGCCTATTACTATTTGCTTGCGATTGTGCCGCTGCTTATTTTACTGCTGTCCATACTGCCTTATATGAATATTGATTCGGAAAGGGTCGTCGATGCGGTGGGCAGCTTCTCGACACCGGAAGCAGCAAACATTTTCCGGGATAACATCATAAACGTAGTGGAGCAGCCCAACGGTGGGCTTCTTACTGTCGGTATTCTCGGTACACTCTGGTCTGCTTCGAGTGGAATCAATGCCTTCATTCAAGCTGCCAACCAGGCGTATAACGTGGAGGAAACAAGGTCCTTTATTAAAGTCCGGCTCCTGTCGGTGGTATTGACTGTCGGCATGATTATTGCCATTGCTGTCGCACTCGTACTGCCGGTTTTCGGTCAGGTCATTCTTGATGCCATCAATCTTCCTGGGGAAACAGCGTTTCTGTTCCAGGTGTTCCGGTGGGTGATCAGTGTCGCTGTCATCGGAGGCGTGCTTATGGCACTGTACCACTTTGCGCCGAATAAGAATATTCCGTTTCATCATATCCTGCCTGGAGCTGTCATTACCGCTGTCCTCTGGCAGCTGATTTCTTTAGGCTTTTCTTTCTACGTGTCCAACTTCGGTAACTATTCCGCAACCTATGGAAGCCTTGGGGGAATCATTGTTCTGATGCTTTGGTTCTTCCTGACCGGTATCATCTTGATGGTCGGAGCAGAAATCAACGTCATCTATCACCGACGAAGAGAAGATGGGAAACAGGAAGCGGCTTAA
- a CDS encoding glycoside hydrolase family 13 protein, producing the protein MKQKEMYHNSFEASYREPFGAAPRGSAVTLAIDVHARYQASQVILHYILDRTDDEHTKKMDVRSEGHQQASYEVTIEMPEEPQLIWYFFEVVLADQTLYYGRERSNESGEGKIYEHIPPSWQITVYDPAYRTPKWWKNATMYQIFPDRFYCEGELSLEKAPETSLVHAHWENDPVYIRNERGEVIRWDFFGGNLDGIRSKLSYIQSLGVTVIYLNPVFEAESNHRYDTGDYHKIDPLLGDKEAFETLIEEASSYGIEVMLDGVFSHTGSNSIYFNREGKYDSLGAYQSKDSPYYSWYTFHQYPDDYDAWWGVGTLPTLNKENKDYQNFLVHDEDSVIKTWQRSNMNHWRLDVADELTDDLIRQIYRQLKKENESSVLLGEVWEDASNKTAYGKRRDYFLGGVLDSVMNYPVRRIMLDFMKGEMDGYSVYRRLLTLCEHYPKEYFYAVMNMLSSHDVERIKTMLTGFLPASFREEGAEGMVRKQIKALSLWMYTFPGIPSLYYGDEAGLTGGADPDNRKPYPWGREDEDLLDWYRNIGKWRQDHDALRTGHWQPFALDKDVFCFERWVDNGVDHFGDQASDGRFLYLFNRNHYEQREVDIPIEKGKWQHLENKKRIFSSKNNRLTLELEPGESMLLRMMK; encoded by the coding sequence GTGAAACAAAAAGAGATGTATCATAATAGTTTTGAAGCTTCTTATCGAGAGCCTTTCGGTGCAGCGCCGAGAGGTTCTGCTGTTACTCTGGCGATCGATGTCCACGCAAGATACCAGGCATCCCAGGTCATCCTGCACTATATCCTCGATCGCACCGACGACGAGCACACGAAGAAAATGGATGTTCGGAGCGAAGGTCATCAACAGGCTTCCTACGAAGTGACAATAGAAATGCCGGAAGAACCACAGCTGATCTGGTATTTCTTCGAGGTGGTTCTCGCAGACCAGACGTTGTACTACGGGCGGGAGCGCAGTAATGAGAGTGGAGAAGGAAAGATATACGAGCATATCCCACCGTCTTGGCAAATAACGGTGTACGATCCTGCATACAGGACGCCTAAGTGGTGGAAAAATGCGACGATGTATCAAATCTTCCCGGATCGCTTCTATTGCGAAGGGGAGCTGTCGCTTGAGAAGGCACCGGAAACAAGTCTTGTCCATGCTCACTGGGAAAATGATCCGGTTTATATACGCAACGAACGGGGCGAAGTGATCCGCTGGGATTTTTTCGGGGGAAATCTTGATGGGATTCGTTCCAAGCTTTCGTACATCCAATCCCTCGGTGTGACAGTCATCTATTTGAATCCTGTGTTTGAAGCGGAGAGTAACCACAGGTATGATACAGGCGATTATCATAAGATCGATCCACTGCTTGGAGACAAGGAAGCTTTTGAGACGCTTATTGAAGAGGCTTCGTCTTATGGAATCGAGGTTATGCTTGATGGTGTATTCAGTCATACAGGCAGCAACAGCATTTACTTTAATCGAGAAGGAAAATATGATTCACTGGGAGCGTACCAGTCTAAGGATTCCCCCTATTACAGCTGGTACACGTTCCACCAGTATCCGGATGATTATGATGCCTGGTGGGGAGTCGGCACACTTCCGACGTTGAATAAAGAAAACAAAGACTATCAGAACTTTCTCGTTCACGACGAAGACAGTGTCATCAAAACGTGGCAGCGATCAAATATGAACCATTGGCGCCTGGACGTTGCGGATGAATTAACAGATGATCTGATTCGTCAAATCTACCGCCAGCTCAAGAAAGAGAATGAGTCGAGCGTGCTGCTCGGCGAGGTGTGGGAAGATGCCTCAAACAAAACAGCCTATGGGAAACGGAGAGATTACTTCCTCGGCGGCGTTTTGGACTCCGTCATGAACTACCCCGTCCGTCGCATCATGCTTGATTTCATGAAGGGCGAAATGGACGGCTATAGTGTCTACCGGCGTCTGTTGACGTTATGTGAACACTATCCGAAAGAATATTTCTATGCCGTGATGAACATGCTGTCCAGCCATGATGTCGAGCGTATTAAAACAATGTTGACAGGCTTTCTTCCTGCCTCTTTTCGAGAAGAGGGTGCAGAGGGAATGGTGAGGAAACAGATCAAAGCTCTCAGCTTATGGATGTACACCTTCCCGGGCATCCCTTCTCTCTATTACGGAGATGAAGCGGGTCTCACCGGAGGGGCCGATCCGGATAACCGGAAGCCGTATCCATGGGGAAGAGAAGATGAGGACCTGCTTGACTGGTACCGGAACATCGGAAAGTGGAGGCAGGATCACGATGCTCTCCGAACAGGGCACTGGCAGCCGTTCGCCTTGGATAAGGATGTCTTCTGCTTCGAACGCTGGGTAGACAACGGAGTCGATCATTTCGGTGATCAGGCATCGGACGGACGTTTTCTTTACTTGTTCAACCGCAACCATTACGAACAGCGGGAAGTCGATATCCCGATCGAGAAAGGGAAGTGGCAGCACCTGGAAAACAAGAAGCGGATATTCAGCTCAAAGAATAACCGGCTGACGCTTGAATTGGAACCGGGAGAAAGTATGCTGCTGCGAATGATGAAGTAG